Proteins from a genomic interval of Chroococcidiopsis thermalis PCC 7203:
- a CDS encoding FHA domain-containing protein, translating into MSPKYEKLQARIQEIQKFVSTNFERDRKFRTVFQELEKIAACLKTEKIKLQIVSNNSIAARSLQIYFERHRLSQFYQVGVSALPKQVEPVRSAGSAILVLSTSSSEKIYPLSTTETTSIGRNPDSKIAIDSSLYKKVSWNHAQISPCGNLAWEICDRNSTNGTYINGVRLQGCQKLQTGDRITLAASASSAYPEFVFEYSLTTEYPESLVEMLDCDILCLVCDLATLTNAWQGLITIANAAPIAKCVVIGSIPSLTQVETWLRSQDLSDVFELVVLSLSSFSLQTQTSEINSVAQQELEKFCQSLETFIKGKPEDILAQRLTARVIKELSVIEQVLDREAEAIAQQLQQEEARIQGLATDDVKEQAKKALRKASDDKDKFFKQVKLELNQSKAALLDMYSKKSITYKVEEFIERLKPQLLKKGGFQYIQLRAENPVTANGNVNADLTYFCSHELKKWADKEWQLVTTTYGEGGLNTIVETVYKTLNFLPSINLEKSLFYSDRRIDLQKSLMNSFIEAPYEGRYQGVSPLTYVLKQIRANMMQFTFLVGFGAMFIGIRVSGGGKQVISSITQPLRENPILFGIVIFLLICLLTYTYQKDTTLQLEAIADKLRKELSNHYQSLSKNLVEKLVLEIATVLETEEKRLKDALEIANDRFTTYIIDIEKNQLLLKSNLEQQKIQLRNLDKEKADLQKLKRF; encoded by the coding sequence ATGTCACCCAAATATGAAAAGCTACAAGCACGAATTCAGGAAATTCAAAAATTTGTCAGCACTAACTTTGAGCGAGATCGAAAATTTAGAACGGTTTTTCAAGAATTAGAAAAAATTGCCGCTTGTCTCAAAACAGAAAAAATAAAATTACAAATTGTCAGCAATAACTCGATCGCAGCGCGATCGCTTCAAATTTATTTCGAGCGGCATAGATTATCGCAATTTTATCAGGTTGGAGTCAGCGCTTTACCAAAGCAGGTCGAACCCGTGCGATCGGCAGGAAGTGCCATACTAGTATTATCGACATCTAGCAGCGAAAAAATATACCCGCTTTCTACTACTGAAACAACTAGTATCGGACGTAATCCTGATAGCAAAATAGCAATCGATTCAAGTTTGTACAAAAAAGTTTCTTGGAATCACGCTCAAATTAGTCCTTGTGGAAATTTAGCTTGGGAAATTTGCGATCGCAACAGCACTAATGGGACTTATATTAATGGAGTTCGATTACAAGGATGCCAAAAATTACAGACAGGCGATCGCATTACTCTCGCCGCATCAGCAAGTTCGGCTTATCCAGAATTTGTGTTTGAGTACAGTTTAACGACTGAATACCCAGAATCTTTAGTAGAAATGCTCGATTGCGATATTCTTTGTTTGGTGTGCGATCTCGCCACACTTACAAACGCTTGGCAGGGATTAATAACGATCGCTAATGCAGCACCGATCGCTAAGTGCGTTGTTATTGGTAGTATTCCCAGTTTAACTCAAGTTGAAACCTGGCTGCGCAGTCAAGATCTAAGTGATGTTTTTGAATTAGTAGTTCTATCTCTCAGTTCGTTCTCTCTCCAAACTCAAACCTCAGAAATTAATTCAGTAGCGCAACAAGAACTAGAAAAATTTTGTCAATCTTTAGAAACATTTATTAAAGGTAAGCCAGAAGATATTTTAGCTCAACGATTGACTGCACGAGTGATAAAAGAACTTAGCGTCATCGAGCAAGTTCTCGATCGCGAAGCTGAGGCGATCGCTCAACAACTTCAGCAAGAAGAAGCGCGAATTCAAGGTTTAGCAACTGACGATGTAAAAGAGCAGGCAAAGAAAGCTTTACGAAAAGCTAGTGATGACAAGGATAAGTTTTTTAAGCAAGTTAAGCTCGAACTCAATCAATCGAAAGCTGCTTTATTAGATATGTATAGTAAAAAAAGTATTACGTACAAAGTTGAAGAGTTTATCGAGCGACTAAAACCGCAACTTTTGAAAAAAGGTGGATTTCAATATATTCAACTAAGAGCAGAAAATCCAGTCACTGCGAATGGTAACGTTAACGCCGACTTAACGTATTTTTGCAGCCATGAATTGAAAAAGTGGGCAGATAAAGAATGGCAATTAGTGACTACGACTTATGGTGAAGGTGGATTAAATACCATAGTTGAAACTGTATATAAAACACTCAATTTCTTACCATCGATAAACCTAGAAAAATCCCTTTTTTATTCTGACCGACGCATAGACCTTCAAAAAAGCTTAATGAATTCGTTCATTGAAGCTCCTTATGAAGGTCGCTATCAGGGGGTTTCTCCACTAACATATGTCCTGAAGCAAATCCGAGCCAACATGATGCAATTTACTTTTCTAGTTGGCTTTGGTGCTATGTTTATTGGGATAAGAGTCAGTGGTGGTGGCAAGCAAGTTATTTCCAGTATTACCCAACCTCTAAGAGAAAATCCTATTCTGTTTGGTATTGTGATATTTTTATTAATTTGTTTGCTGACCTACACTTATCAGAAAGATACCACGCTTCAGCTAGAGGCGATCGCCGATAAATTAAGAAAAGAATTATCCAATCACTATCAGTCTTTGAGTAAAAATTTAGTCGAGAAATT